In one window of Nakamurella alba DNA:
- a CDS encoding M16 family metallopeptidase, with protein MPTAEHPVSRLRLDNGLRVVLAPDRTSGVVGVAVHYDVGFRSEPEGRTGFAHLFEHLMFQGSESLPKLEHFRLVQSSGGIFNGSTHTDYTDYFEVLPAAALERGLFLEADRMRAPRITAENLANQVDVVSEEIRLNVLNRPYGGFSWIYLPPLLFSTFANAHNGYGDFVDLQAATVADCADFFEKYYTPANAVLTVCGDFDPDEAADLVQQHFSDVPYRPAPVRPSFDEPVPDGVIKGQHPDPLAPLPAFAVGWRLPDPVADLDSYLATVLLGQLLSDGESSRLQSTVVAEAGLATEIWSGPGLMGGPFDARDPDIFVLGALHPAEVDGETVREAAYEQLAAVAQDGPTEEEMTSAVARFSAGHFRESDSISARTRSLGSFELLHGRAELLNEIPAMIAALPPEAIRDAAAHLDPGRCAILEVIPGADR; from the coding sequence ATCCCCACCGCCGAGCACCCGGTCAGCAGGCTCCGGCTGGACAACGGACTGCGGGTGGTGCTGGCACCCGACCGGACCAGCGGGGTGGTCGGCGTGGCCGTCCACTACGACGTCGGCTTCCGGTCGGAGCCCGAGGGCCGCACCGGGTTCGCCCACCTCTTCGAGCACCTGATGTTCCAGGGCAGCGAGTCGCTGCCCAAACTCGAGCACTTCCGGCTGGTGCAGTCCTCGGGCGGCATCTTCAACGGCTCCACCCACACCGACTACACCGACTACTTCGAGGTGCTGCCCGCCGCGGCCCTGGAACGCGGTCTGTTCCTCGAGGCCGACCGGATGCGCGCACCGCGGATCACCGCCGAGAACCTGGCCAACCAGGTCGACGTGGTCAGCGAGGAGATCCGGCTGAACGTGCTGAACCGGCCGTACGGCGGGTTCTCCTGGATCTACCTGCCGCCGTTGCTGTTCTCCACGTTCGCCAACGCGCACAACGGGTACGGCGATTTCGTCGATCTGCAGGCCGCCACCGTCGCGGACTGCGCCGACTTCTTCGAGAAGTACTACACACCGGCCAACGCGGTGCTCACGGTGTGCGGTGACTTCGATCCGGACGAGGCCGCGGACCTGGTGCAGCAACATTTCTCGGACGTGCCGTACCGCCCGGCCCCGGTCCGGCCGTCCTTCGACGAGCCGGTACCGGACGGTGTGATCAAGGGGCAGCACCCGGATCCGCTCGCGCCGCTCCCGGCCTTCGCCGTGGGCTGGCGGCTGCCGGACCCGGTGGCCGATCTCGACTCCTACCTGGCGACAGTCCTTCTGGGACAGCTGCTCTCGGACGGCGAGTCGTCCCGGCTGCAGTCCACCGTGGTGGCCGAGGCCGGCCTGGCGACCGAGATCTGGTCCGGTCCGGGGCTGATGGGCGGCCCGTTCGACGCCCGTGATCCCGACATCTTCGTGCTCGGCGCCCTGCACCCGGCCGAGGTCGACGGGGAGACGGTGCGCGAGGCGGCCTACGAGCAGCTCGCCGCGGTGGCCCAGGACGGGCCGACCGAGGAGGAGATGACCAGTGCGGTGGCCCGATTCTCGGCCGGCCACTTCCGGGAGAGCGACTCGATCTCGGCGCGTACCCGGTCGCTCGGCTCGTTCGAGCTGCTGCACGGCCGCGCCGAACTGCTCAACGAGATCCCGGCGATGATCGCCGCCCTCCCGCCGGAGGCCATCCGGGACGCGGCCGCGCACCTGGACCCGGGTCGCTGCGCGATCCTCGAGGTCATCCCGGGAGCTGACCGCTGA
- a CDS encoding M16 family metallopeptidase, whose product MPPRSRTPRTRTPKPGSRSAEQIAVTATGPRPVPALRTTPTRRPPAYRTAVLDNGLQVLAVRKPGTPLAELRLRVPFGNRTHVQAARAELLAATLLLGTGSRSRERVDADLATVGGHLGTGLDPQRLVISGSVLAPGLPLLLDVLADSLTDPAFHKRDVAGERERLLEHLAVSGSQPSVVARMLLQERRFGDHPAAWDMPDPQLVAALTPAAVRERHRNGVVPRGSILVLVGDLSPAKAIEQAATALAGWTSRGTARPLTTPPWIDAGPVQLHHRENAVQTQIRLTAPAVPRTDPGYAAAQLANLVYGGFFSSRLVENIREDKGYTYSAHSSLEFWPGRAAITVGFDTNTASTAAALLETRYELGRLALTPPTAAEVEAARNYALGTLATSLSTQAGLASTLSALAGHGLDITWLREHPARLRAVGVDDVTAAAARVLAPSNFTGVVLGDADAVGSALDRIGGVVRA is encoded by the coding sequence ATGCCGCCCCGTTCCCGCACCCCGCGGACCCGCACCCCGAAGCCCGGATCCCGTTCCGCCGAGCAGATCGCGGTGACCGCCACCGGGCCGCGCCCGGTCCCGGCCTTGCGCACCACGCCCACCCGGCGCCCCCCGGCCTACCGCACCGCGGTGCTGGACAACGGTCTGCAGGTGCTCGCCGTCCGGAAGCCGGGTACACCGCTGGCCGAGCTCCGGCTGCGGGTGCCGTTCGGCAACCGCACGCACGTGCAGGCCGCACGGGCAGAGCTGCTCGCCGCCACGCTGCTGCTCGGCACCGGCAGCCGATCCCGGGAACGGGTCGACGCGGATCTGGCCACGGTCGGCGGCCATCTGGGCACCGGGCTGGACCCGCAGCGGCTGGTCATCTCCGGATCCGTGCTGGCGCCGGGTCTGCCGCTGCTGCTGGACGTCCTGGCCGATTCGCTGACAGATCCCGCCTTCCACAAACGGGACGTGGCCGGCGAGCGCGAACGACTGCTGGAGCATCTCGCGGTCTCCGGCTCGCAGCCGTCGGTGGTCGCCCGGATGCTGTTGCAGGAGCGGCGTTTCGGCGATCACCCGGCGGCCTGGGACATGCCCGACCCGCAACTGGTCGCCGCGCTCACCCCGGCCGCGGTCCGGGAGCGGCACCGCAACGGCGTGGTCCCGCGTGGTTCGATCCTGGTGCTCGTCGGGGACCTCTCCCCGGCGAAGGCCATCGAGCAGGCGGCGACCGCGTTGGCCGGCTGGACCTCCCGGGGCACCGCCCGGCCGCTCACCACGCCGCCGTGGATCGATGCCGGCCCGGTTCAGCTGCACCACCGCGAGAATGCGGTGCAGACCCAGATCCGGTTGACCGCACCGGCGGTGCCGCGGACCGATCCCGGCTACGCCGCGGCCCAGCTGGCGAACCTGGTCTACGGCGGGTTCTTCTCCTCACGCCTGGTGGAGAACATCCGGGAGGACAAGGGCTACACCTACTCCGCCCACTCCTCGCTGGAGTTCTGGCCCGGCCGGGCGGCGATCACCGTCGGCTTCGACACCAACACCGCGTCGACCGCCGCCGCGCTGCTGGAGACCCGTTACGAGCTCGGACGTCTCGCGCTGACCCCGCCGACGGCTGCCGAGGTGGAGGCGGCCCGGAACTACGCCCTGGGCACACTGGCCACGTCGCTGTCCACCCAGGCGGGTCTGGCGTCCACGCTGTCCGCGCTCGCCGGTCACGGCCTGGACATCACCTGGCTCCGGGAGCACCCGGCCCGCCTGCGGGCGGTCGGCGTCGACGACGTGACCGCCGCCGCGGCGCGGGTGCTCGCACCGAGCAACTTCACCGGCGTGGTGCTGGGTGACGCCGATGCCGTCGGTTCGGCGCTGGACCGGATCGGGGGAGTGGTGCGCGCATGA
- the nudC gene encoding NAD(+) diphosphatase, which translates to MTGLPGWFPIEVPLLSRGTADRSEDLRDADRSRAGWATASVLVVDDKGRVGTVTTGDGRVELALLPAAGLGEVPPAGAVLLGRVTRAGTEGAHDVWALSGDLDDTVADGAAGLRELGAALDDTDAGLLTAAVSVLGWHRAGRFCPRCGEPSEPRSAGWSRHCPNGHEEFPRTDPAVIVLVHDGADRMVLARQPIWPAGRYSVLAGFVEGGESLEATVLREIEEEVGLVVEDITYLGSQPWPFPRSLMLGFSARADPGDPLRPRDGEIEEAMWVDRATVRAALAGGDDWTAPDDPRATGPGILLPGEVSIARRMIEGWAALDTP; encoded by the coding sequence ATGACGGGGCTGCCCGGGTGGTTCCCGATCGAGGTGCCGCTGCTGTCCAGGGGGACCGCGGACCGCTCCGAGGACCTGCGGGACGCCGACCGGTCGCGGGCCGGATGGGCGACCGCCTCGGTGCTGGTGGTCGACGACAAGGGCAGGGTCGGCACCGTCACGACCGGCGACGGCCGGGTGGAGCTGGCGTTGCTGCCCGCTGCCGGTCTCGGTGAGGTGCCCCCGGCGGGGGCGGTGCTGCTCGGCCGGGTCACCCGCGCCGGAACCGAAGGGGCGCACGACGTCTGGGCGCTCTCCGGTGATCTCGACGACACCGTCGCCGACGGTGCGGCCGGCCTGCGTGAGCTCGGTGCGGCACTCGACGACACCGATGCCGGGCTGCTGACCGCCGCGGTCTCGGTGCTCGGCTGGCACCGCGCCGGGCGGTTCTGCCCGCGCTGCGGGGAGCCCAGCGAGCCTCGGTCCGCCGGCTGGTCCCGGCACTGCCCCAACGGGCACGAGGAGTTCCCGCGTACCGACCCCGCGGTCATCGTGCTGGTGCACGACGGCGCGGACCGGATGGTGCTGGCCCGGCAACCGATCTGGCCGGCCGGGCGGTACTCGGTGCTGGCCGGGTTCGTGGAGGGTGGCGAGTCGTTGGAGGCGACCGTGCTGCGCGAGATCGAGGAGGAGGTCGGCCTGGTCGTCGAGGACATCACCTACCTCGGCTCGCAGCCGTGGCCGTTCCCCCGGTCGCTGATGCTCGGCTTCTCCGCCCGCGCCGATCCCGGTGATCCGCTGCGGCCGCGCGACGGCGAGATCGAGGAGGCGATGTGGGTGGACCGGGCGACCGTCCGGGCCGCCCTGGCCGGCGGCGACGACTGGACCGCCCCGGACGACCCCCGGGCCACCGGTCCGGGCATCCTGCTGCCCGGTGAGGTCTCCATCGCCCGCCGGATGATCGAGGGCTGGGCCGCGCTCGACACCCCGTGA
- a CDS encoding ATP-dependent DNA helicase UvrD2 translates to MTVDLLAGLDDGQRAAVLAPSGPVCVLAGAGTGKTRTITHRIAHLVATGAHPVSEILAVTFTTRAAGEMRIRLRDLGVPGVQARTFHSAALKQLRYFWPRAVGGQLWPVVENKLRLVAAAARRANAGTDAATLRDLASEIEWSKACLITPDTYVAEVARRRRDTPVAADLVGKVFANYEKARVQSEQLDFDDLLLHTCAVLEEDEDVAREFRARYRCFVVDEYQDVTPLQQRLLGAWLGGRDQLTVVGDANQTIYSFAGASPTHLLDFDRTYPNATIVRLERDYRSTPQVVTLANRVIAAAQGQSARLRLKLTAVLPPGPEATFTELPDEPAEARNVAEKAAALIAAGQPASGIAVLYRINAQSEVYEKALSDAGVPYLIRGGERFFARPEVRQALTALRRASVAADGGLPEGRTLVDVVRAVLADVGLTEEPPAAGALRDRWESLLALVGVAEDLAALESTVPADLGALVAELEQRAEAQHAPSVEGVTLASLHAAKGLEWDVVFLVGLTDGTLPIQHAESPEEIEEERRLLYVGITRARTRLALSWALSRAEGGRRTRRRSRFLTGLAPEGLAGATRARPGQSRCRMCNGVLTAPAEIKIGRCENCPSTADPALVDALRAWRKDRSAASSVPAYVVFSDATLLAIAERRPADGAALLAIPGIGRTKLDTYGSEVLGIISAS, encoded by the coding sequence GTGACGGTGGACCTGCTGGCGGGACTGGACGACGGGCAACGGGCGGCGGTGCTCGCGCCCTCGGGGCCGGTCTGCGTGCTCGCCGGCGCCGGTACCGGCAAGACCCGCACCATCACCCACCGCATCGCGCACCTGGTGGCGACCGGTGCGCACCCGGTGTCGGAGATCCTCGCGGTCACCTTCACCACCCGGGCGGCGGGGGAGATGCGGATCCGGCTGCGCGATCTGGGCGTGCCCGGTGTGCAGGCCCGCACCTTCCACTCGGCCGCGCTCAAGCAGCTGCGGTACTTCTGGCCCCGTGCGGTCGGCGGCCAGCTCTGGCCGGTGGTGGAGAACAAGCTGCGGCTGGTCGCCGCCGCCGCCCGCCGGGCCAATGCCGGCACCGACGCCGCGACCCTGCGGGACCTGGCGTCCGAGATCGAATGGTCCAAGGCCTGCCTGATCACCCCGGACACCTATGTGGCGGAGGTGGCGCGCCGCCGTCGTGACACCCCCGTCGCCGCCGACCTGGTCGGGAAGGTGTTCGCGAACTACGAGAAGGCCCGGGTGCAGTCCGAGCAGCTCGACTTCGACGACCTGCTGCTGCACACCTGCGCCGTGCTGGAGGAGGACGAGGACGTGGCCCGGGAGTTCCGGGCCCGGTACCGCTGCTTCGTCGTCGACGAGTACCAGGACGTCACCCCGCTGCAGCAGCGGCTGCTCGGCGCCTGGCTCGGCGGGCGCGACCAGCTGACCGTGGTCGGTGATGCGAACCAGACCATCTACTCCTTCGCCGGTGCCTCGCCGACCCACCTGCTCGACTTCGACCGCACCTACCCGAACGCCACCATCGTCCGGCTGGAGCGGGACTACCGGTCGACGCCGCAGGTGGTGACCCTGGCGAACCGGGTGATCGCTGCGGCCCAGGGACAGTCCGCCCGGCTCCGGCTCAAGCTCACCGCCGTGCTGCCGCCCGGCCCGGAGGCGACCTTCACCGAGCTGCCCGACGAGCCGGCCGAGGCGCGCAACGTCGCCGAGAAGGCCGCCGCACTCATCGCCGCCGGGCAGCCGGCATCCGGCATCGCCGTCCTCTATCGGATCAACGCGCAGTCCGAGGTCTACGAGAAGGCGCTGTCCGACGCCGGCGTGCCCTATCTGATCCGCGGCGGCGAGCGCTTCTTCGCCCGGCCCGAGGTGCGGCAGGCGCTCACCGCGCTGCGCCGCGCGTCGGTGGCGGCCGACGGCGGACTGCCCGAGGGCCGCACCCTGGTCGACGTGGTCCGTGCCGTGCTGGCCGATGTCGGTCTGACGGAGGAGCCACCGGCCGCCGGTGCCCTGCGGGACCGGTGGGAGTCCCTGCTGGCCCTGGTCGGGGTCGCCGAGGACCTGGCCGCCCTGGAGAGCACCGTCCCGGCCGACCTGGGCGCGCTGGTGGCCGAGCTGGAGCAGCGGGCCGAGGCGCAGCACGCACCGTCGGTGGAGGGCGTCACGCTGGCGTCGCTGCACGCGGCCAAGGGGCTGGAGTGGGACGTGGTGTTCCTGGTCGGGCTGACCGACGGCACCCTGCCCATCCAGCACGCCGAGTCGCCGGAGGAGATCGAGGAGGAGCGCCGGCTGCTCTACGTCGGGATCACCCGGGCCCGCACCCGACTCGCGCTGTCCTGGGCGCTGTCCCGTGCGGAGGGTGGCCGGCGAACCCGACGGCGCAGCCGCTTCCTGACCGGGCTGGCGCCGGAGGGCCTGGCCGGTGCGACCCGCGCCCGGCCCGGGCAGAGCCGCTGCCGGATGTGCAACGGGGTGCTCACCGCGCCGGCCGAGATCAAGATCGGGCGGTGCGAGAACTGCCCGTCCACCGCGGATCCGGCACTGGTGGACGCACTG